The following are from one region of the Haemophilus parainfluenzae genome:
- a CDS encoding prepilin peptidase, which yields MMTFAFFLLGGLAGIFAWLYIVRFIPNLQQEIYQNYIELYPENRPIFHSEKAAIQSQKCGHIFLYFLGLGLCFAALYYFLQDELFTLWLAITLSLIFVISWLDWHYQLISPTPCLFLFFLGLFGAHQKLSILTLSQSLESAVSFFGVFYIIYHLSKWFYKKEALGRGDYWLALGIGAYLTIAHLPLFLFIACLLGIIGYWISRQPVLPFAPFLCLSLIITSAINL from the coding sequence ATGATGACATTCGCCTTTTTCTTATTGGGTGGTTTAGCGGGCATCTTTGCTTGGCTTTATATCGTTCGTTTTATTCCTAATCTCCAACAAGAAATTTATCAGAACTATATCGAACTGTATCCTGAAAACAGGCCCATTTTCCATAGCGAAAAAGCAGCGATTCAATCTCAAAAGTGCGGTCATATTTTCCTTTATTTTTTAGGGCTTGGACTCTGTTTTGCTGCACTCTATTATTTTCTTCAGGATGAATTATTTACTTTATGGCTCGCGATTACGCTTAGTCTCATCTTTGTTATCAGTTGGCTAGACTGGCACTATCAACTGATTTCACCTACACCTTGCCTGTTTTTATTTTTCCTGGGTTTATTCGGCGCACATCAAAAACTTTCAATTCTGACGCTTTCTCAAAGTTTAGAAAGTGCGGTTAGTTTTTTCGGTGTTTTTTATATCATCTATCATTTGTCTAAATGGTTTTATAAGAAGGAAGCGTTAGGCCGTGGCGATTATTGGCTCGCTTTAGGAATAGGCGCTTATCTCACCATCGCACACTTACCACTTTTCTTATTCATTGCCTGTCTATTAGGCATCATAGGTTATTGGATTTCTCGTCAGCCCGTTTTACCTTTCGCGCCCTTTCTTTGCTTATCGTTAATCATCACCAGTGCAATCAACCTATAA
- the coaE gene encoding dephospho-CoA kinase (Dephospho-CoA kinase (CoaE) performs the final step in coenzyme A biosynthesis.) translates to MTYIVGLTGGIGSGKSTIANLFVELGVPIVDADIVAREVVEKGSPLLAQIAEHFGESILTEEGELNRAELRKKVFADENEKNWLNHLLHPTIRERMLAQLNAQTAPYTLFVVPLLIENKLTTLCDRVLVIDVKPETQIARVSSRDHNNIQQIQAIMNAQVSREERLKWADDIISNDAKLPENLPHLKQKVLELHQFYLSESRKKNV, encoded by the coding sequence ATGACTTATATTGTAGGACTCACTGGCGGCATCGGTAGTGGAAAAAGCACGATTGCAAATCTCTTTGTTGAACTTGGTGTACCCATTGTTGATGCGGATATAGTGGCTAGAGAAGTGGTTGAAAAAGGCTCACCGCTGCTTGCTCAAATTGCTGAGCACTTTGGAGAATCGATTCTGACTGAAGAGGGCGAATTAAATCGAGCTGAGCTACGAAAAAAAGTATTTGCAGACGAAAATGAAAAAAACTGGCTCAATCATTTATTACATCCTACTATTCGCGAAAGAATGTTAGCGCAGTTAAATGCTCAGACCGCGCCTTATACCTTGTTTGTCGTTCCACTGCTTATTGAAAACAAGCTCACCACACTTTGCGATCGCGTGCTTGTTATCGATGTTAAACCTGAGACTCAGATAGCTCGTGTATCATCGAGAGATCATAATAATATTCAGCAAATTCAAGCTATTATGAATGCACAAGTCAGCCGAGAAGAAAGATTAAAATGGGCGGATGATATCATTTCAAATGATGCAAAATTGCCAGAAAACTTACCGCACTTAAAACAAAAAGTGCTAGAATTGCACCAATTTTATTTAAGTGAATCGAGAAAGAAAAATGTCTGA
- the yacG gene encoding DNA gyrase inhibitor YacG, with product MSDEIFEVPCPTCQKPVPWTQESQFRPFCSKRCQLIDLGEWAAEEKAIPSDTADFAMDPNLSDEWSIK from the coding sequence ATGTCTGATGAAATTTTTGAAGTCCCTTGCCCGACATGCCAAAAGCCCGTGCCTTGGACACAGGAAAGTCAATTTCGCCCTTTTTGCAGCAAACGTTGCCAACTCATTGATTTAGGCGAATGGGCTGCAGAAGAAAAAGCCATTCCAAGTGATACTGCTGATTTTGCCATGGATCCCAATCTCAGTGATGAATGGAGTATCAAATGA
- a CDS encoding GNAT family N-acetyltransferase — protein MSLQHQDNGKQGEFFLLDEQGKKIAKLTYFYETPDTINANHTFVDDSLRGQGVADKLYQALIHFIQAKKLTLHPTCSYIARKWERTQSAQSKA, from the coding sequence ATGAGTCTTCAGCATCAAGATAATGGTAAACAGGGAGAGTTTTTCTTACTCGATGAGCAAGGCAAGAAAATCGCGAAACTCACCTATTTTTATGAAACACCAGATACCATAAATGCTAATCACACGTTTGTTGATGATTCTCTTCGTGGGCAAGGTGTGGCAGACAAACTCTATCAAGCCTTAATTCATTTTATCCAGGCTAAAAAGCTGACATTGCACCCAACTTGTAGCTATATTGCAAGAAAATGGGAACGAACCCAATCTGCACAATCCAAAGCTTAA
- the rhlB gene encoding ATP-dependent RNA helicase RhlB yields MQENYLSQQRFADLPLHPIVQKALQDKGFEYCTPIQALSLPITLQGKDVAGQAQTGTGKTMAFLTATFHHLLTHQPNFATNQPRALILAPTRELAVQINHDAELLAKTSGLRTALAYGGDGYDKQLKAIEAGVDILIGTTGRVIDYVKQGIIRLDDIQVVVLDEADRMFDLGFIRDIRYLLRKCPSPQERLTMLFSATLSYKVRELAFEDMNSPEYIEIEPEQKTGHRIKEELFYPSNEDKIPLLLTLMEEEWPERCIVFANTKHKCEEIWGYLAADGHRVGLLTGDVAQKKRLSLLKQFTDGELDILVATDVAARGLHISDVTHVFNFDLPDDREDYVHRIGRTGRAGESGVSISFACEEYAMNLPAIEEYIGHSIPVSQYDPNSLITDIPKPYRLKRNPTP; encoded by the coding sequence ATGCAAGAAAATTATTTAAGTCAGCAGCGATTTGCTGATCTTCCATTACATCCTATCGTACAAAAAGCCCTACAAGACAAGGGATTTGAATATTGTACCCCGATTCAAGCTTTATCATTACCTATCACATTACAAGGAAAAGATGTTGCAGGCCAAGCGCAAACCGGCACAGGTAAAACGATGGCATTTTTAACGGCAACATTTCATCACTTATTAACACATCAACCTAATTTTGCCACCAATCAACCCCGTGCATTAATTCTTGCACCAACCCGTGAACTGGCCGTGCAAATTAATCATGATGCTGAGTTATTAGCGAAAACAAGTGGATTACGAACCGCACTTGCTTATGGTGGTGATGGCTATGATAAACAACTTAAAGCGATTGAAGCTGGTGTGGATATTTTAATTGGTACCACTGGTCGTGTAATTGACTACGTGAAACAAGGGATTATCCGTTTAGATGATATCCAAGTCGTAGTATTGGACGAAGCGGATCGTATGTTTGATTTAGGTTTCATTCGTGATATTCGTTATTTATTACGTAAATGTCCTTCTCCGCAAGAACGCCTCACCATGCTCTTTTCTGCAACGCTCTCTTACAAAGTACGAGAACTTGCCTTTGAAGATATGAATTCCCCAGAATACATTGAAATTGAACCAGAACAAAAAACGGGGCATCGAATTAAAGAGGAACTATTCTATCCCTCAAATGAAGACAAAATCCCCCTCTTACTCACGTTAATGGAAGAGGAATGGCCAGAGCGTTGCATTGTTTTTGCGAATACTAAACATAAATGTGAAGAAATTTGGGGCTATTTAGCCGCAGATGGTCATCGAGTAGGATTACTCACGGGTGATGTAGCACAGAAAAAACGTCTTTCATTGCTCAAACAATTTACTGATGGGGAACTCGATATTCTCGTCGCAACCGATGTTGCCGCACGTGGGTTACATATTTCAGATGTGACACACGTCTTTAACTTTGATTTACCTGATGATCGAGAAGATTACGTTCACCGTATTGGCCGTACTGGTCGAGCGGGTGAAAGTGGTGTATCTATCAGCTTTGCTTGTGAAGAATATGCGATGAATTTACCGGCAATTGAAGAATACATTGGGCATTCTATTCCGGTCAGCCAATATGACCCGAATTCATTGATTACTGATATTCCAAAACCTTATCGTTTAAAACGCAACCCTACGCCTTAA
- the mreD gene encoding rod shape-determining protein MreD, giving the protein MQGRFIFQWATILFFFVVALVMELAPWPAGFQAFKPSWLVLVLLYWSLALPDRVSIGWAFLLGVLWDIVLGSILGVHALVLSVAFYFVSKYYLMLRNLSLWFQSLLVLLFVFAIRVAIFLVEFSLHGAFFNWQEIFGAIASGMLWPWVFLLMRTARRRVGLH; this is encoded by the coding sequence ATGCAAGGGCGTTTTATTTTTCAATGGGCAACCATTTTATTCTTCTTTGTTGTGGCATTAGTGATGGAGTTAGCGCCATGGCCAGCAGGTTTCCAAGCTTTTAAACCTTCTTGGTTAGTTTTAGTTTTACTCTACTGGAGCCTTGCATTACCGGATAGAGTAAGTATTGGTTGGGCATTTTTACTCGGGGTTTTATGGGATATTGTGCTTGGCTCTATTCTAGGCGTGCATGCATTGGTGCTTTCTGTTGCCTTCTATTTTGTTTCCAAATATTACTTAATGTTGCGCAACCTTTCCCTTTGGTTCCAAAGTTTATTAGTGCTTCTTTTTGTTTTTGCCATTCGAGTGGCAATTTTCTTGGTTGAATTCTCGTTACACGGAGCATTCTTTAACTGGCAGGAAATCTTTGGTGCCATTGCATCAGGCATGTTATGGCCGTGGGTATTCTTATTGATGCGCACAGCACGTCGACGAGTCGGATTGCATTAA
- the mreC gene encoding rod shape-determining protein MreC, producing the protein MKPIFGKAPPLGIRLALAVIASMTLILVDGQTSSMTKARSVMETAVGGLYYLANGPRTVLDGVSSNLVDTNKLLIENKVLREQLREKNADLLLLDQLKVENQRLRLLLNSPLRTDEYKKIAEVLTAETDVYRQQVVINQGERDGAYVGQPVIDEKGMIGQIISVGENTSRVLLLTDVTHSIPVQVLRNDVRVIASGTGHSDELTLDNVPRSVDIEKGDLLVTSGLGGRFVEGYPVAVVQSVSRDGSNYFATVKAKPLAELDRLRYLLLLWPSNLDMSKVKSMSPEEVRRLVQQRLESQAHEAKNSVSKTKITDDQGDSSQPHTGKEIVDPEIPTTMPQQEEPVSPEQQEHRDED; encoded by the coding sequence ATGAAACCCATTTTTGGTAAAGCACCACCATTAGGTATCCGACTCGCATTAGCGGTGATTGCTTCGATGACACTCATTTTAGTTGATGGACAAACTTCATCAATGACGAAGGCGCGTAGTGTGATGGAAACTGCCGTTGGCGGATTGTATTACCTTGCGAATGGGCCAAGAACAGTTCTAGATGGTGTATCAAGTAACTTGGTTGATACCAATAAACTACTTATTGAAAATAAAGTATTGCGTGAGCAATTGCGTGAGAAAAATGCTGATCTTTTATTATTGGATCAACTCAAAGTAGAAAACCAACGTCTTCGTTTACTGCTTAATTCGCCTTTACGGACCGATGAATACAAAAAAATTGCCGAAGTACTTACTGCTGAAACTGATGTTTATCGTCAGCAAGTGGTGATTAATCAAGGGGAACGTGATGGCGCTTATGTTGGTCAGCCCGTGATTGATGAAAAAGGAATGATTGGGCAGATTATATCTGTAGGTGAAAATACGAGTCGCGTATTGCTTTTAACGGATGTAACCCATTCTATCCCAGTGCAAGTTTTACGTAATGATGTACGCGTGATTGCGAGTGGTACGGGGCATTCTGATGAACTTACTTTAGATAATGTGCCTCGTTCCGTGGATATTGAAAAAGGCGATTTATTGGTGACTTCTGGTTTAGGCGGTCGCTTTGTAGAAGGCTATCCAGTGGCAGTCGTGCAAAGTGTGTCTCGCGATGGTTCTAATTATTTTGCAACAGTGAAAGCGAAACCTTTAGCTGAATTAGATCGTTTACGTTATTTACTTTTACTCTGGCCGAGCAATCTTGATATGTCGAAAGTGAAATCCATGTCACCGGAAGAAGTACGTCGTCTTGTTCAGCAACGTTTGGAAAGTCAGGCTCATGAAGCGAAAAATTCTGTGAGCAAAACTAAAATAACGGATGATCAAGGGGATAGCTCTCAACCGCATACAGGAAAAGAAATCGTGGATCCTGAAATACCGACCACAATGCCTCAACAAGAGGAACCGGTTTCTCCAGAGCAGCAAGAACATAGGGATGAAGATTAA
- a CDS encoding rod shape-determining protein has protein sequence MLFKKIRGLFSNDLSIDLGTANTLIYVKGQGIVLDEPSVVAIRQDRMGAYKSIAAVGKEAKQMLGRTPKSIVAIRPMKDGVIADFSVTEKMLQYFIKQVHSGNFMRPSPRVLVCVPAGATQVERRAIKESALGAGAREVYLIEEPMAAAIGANLPVSTAIGSMVIDIGGGTTEVAVISLNGIVYSSSVRIGGDRFDEAIISYVRRTFGSVIGEPTAERIKHEIGSAYIQEGDEILEMEVHGHNLAEGAPRSFKLTSRDVQEALQQPLNGIVAAVRTALEECQPEHAADIFERGMVLTGGGALLRNIDVLLSKECGVPAIIAEEPLTCVARGGGEAIEMIDMHGGDIFSDEI, from the coding sequence ATGTTATTCAAAAAAATTCGTGGTTTATTTTCAAACGATCTTTCTATCGATCTAGGTACAGCAAATACATTAATTTACGTGAAAGGCCAAGGTATCGTACTTGATGAGCCATCAGTAGTGGCAATTCGTCAAGATCGTATGGGCGCATACAAAAGCATTGCGGCAGTAGGTAAAGAAGCAAAACAAATGCTTGGTCGTACACCAAAAAGCATTGTAGCTATTCGTCCGATGAAAGATGGTGTAATCGCAGATTTCTCTGTAACTGAGAAAATGTTGCAATATTTTATTAAACAAGTACATAGCGGTAACTTCATGCGTCCTAGCCCGCGTGTACTCGTTTGTGTGCCGGCTGGTGCAACTCAAGTTGAACGTCGTGCAATCAAAGAATCAGCATTAGGTGCAGGTGCGCGTGAGGTCTATTTAATTGAAGAGCCAATGGCTGCAGCAATCGGTGCAAACTTGCCGGTTTCTACAGCGATCGGTTCAATGGTCATTGATATCGGTGGTGGTACCACTGAAGTCGCAGTGATTTCTTTAAACGGTATCGTGTATTCATCTTCGGTACGTATTGGTGGTGACCGTTTTGATGAAGCAATCATTTCTTATGTTCGTCGTACTTTTGGTTCTGTGATTGGTGAACCAACTGCAGAGCGTATCAAGCACGAAATTGGTTCAGCTTACATTCAAGAAGGCGATGAAATTTTAGAAATGGAAGTGCACGGTCATAACCTTGCTGAAGGTGCGCCTCGCTCATTCAAATTAACCTCTCGTGATGTACAAGAAGCTCTTCAACAACCATTAAATGGTATTGTTGCAGCAGTACGCACAGCACTTGAAGAATGCCAACCAGAACACGCCGCAGATATTTTTGAACGCGGTATGGTGTTAACGGGTGGTGGTGCCTTATTACGCAACATTGATGTGTTGTTATCAAAAGAATGTGGTGTACCGGCAATCATCGCAGAAGAACCATTAACTTGTGTGGCTCGTGGCGGCGGTGAAGCAATCGAAATGATCGATATGCACGGCGGCGATATTTTTAGCGACGAAATTTAA
- a CDS encoding ABC transporter ATP-binding protein/permease, with the protein MDYAQEAINSLLWIAKTLAMTAVVFSFGIFLLVRFTHWGKQFWQFAGGYLSPRRSIKPLLFFLLIVAMTLVSVRISLVHSEWYNNMYTSLQEFNEPVFWDQMVLFCVIATSSVIAALLSYYLEQRFSIDWIEWLNGQLVDKWMNNRAYYKTQYVSANLDNPDQRIQQDVQSYVRTTLSLSTGVIDAVTSMISYTILLWGLAGPMMVFGTEIPRMMVFLVFAYVIITTAIAFRLGRPLIMLNFVNERLNANYRYSLIRIKEYAESVAFYAGEKVESSQLYKQFGAVINNMWDIVYRTLKFSGFNLVVSQVSVVFPLLIQVGRYFEKQIKLGDLMQTLQVFGKLHSNLSFFRNSYDGFAGYKATLDRLTGFSYAIDMANRQSTSHLHEHETDVIFKNLTISNPFGKTLIENLNLTLPQGSTLLIQGNSGVGKTTLLRTVAGLWAYSEGDVYCPTHQLFLSQKPYLPQGSLLTALAYPNEEKAFNRDEMIEVLKQVSLGHLQDRLDQEQDWTRILSLGEQQRLAFARLLLHKPKVAFLDEATASMDEGLEDTMYRLLKECLPHTTVISVGHRSTLQAFHQQQLMILGNGEWQFTDRNQV; encoded by the coding sequence ATGGATTACGCTCAAGAAGCTATTAATTCGCTTTTATGGATAGCAAAAACATTAGCGATGACGGCTGTGGTGTTTAGCTTTGGTATTTTCTTATTAGTCCGTTTTACCCATTGGGGGAAACAATTTTGGCAATTCGCGGGTGGGTATCTTTCACCGCGCCGAAGTATTAAACCTTTGCTATTTTTCTTATTAATTGTGGCGATGACATTAGTCAGTGTGCGTATTAGCCTGGTACATTCTGAGTGGTATAACAATATGTACACATCCTTGCAGGAATTTAATGAACCTGTGTTTTGGGATCAAATGGTACTGTTTTGTGTGATTGCGACAAGCTCAGTGATTGCTGCGTTGCTGAGCTATTATTTAGAGCAACGTTTTTCTATTGATTGGATCGAATGGTTGAATGGTCAGCTAGTGGATAAATGGATGAATAATCGCGCGTACTATAAAACGCAGTATGTTTCCGCTAACTTAGATAACCCCGATCAACGTATTCAACAAGATGTGCAATCCTATGTGCGAACTACGCTCTCTTTAAGTACTGGGGTGATTGATGCCGTCACCTCCATGATTTCTTATACGATCTTATTGTGGGGATTAGCGGGACCAATGATGGTATTTGGTACTGAAATTCCACGCATGATGGTGTTCTTGGTATTTGCTTATGTGATTATCACTACAGCAATTGCATTCCGTTTAGGACGTCCGTTAATTATGTTGAATTTCGTCAACGAACGCTTAAACGCTAACTATCGTTATTCTTTAATTCGTATCAAAGAATATGCGGAAAGTGTGGCATTTTATGCGGGTGAGAAAGTCGAAAGTAGCCAACTTTATAAACAATTCGGTGCGGTGATCAATAACATGTGGGATATTGTTTATCGAACCTTAAAATTCTCTGGTTTTAACCTAGTGGTCAGCCAAGTTTCCGTTGTGTTCCCTTTGTTAATTCAAGTGGGGCGTTATTTCGAGAAGCAAATTAAACTCGGCGATCTTATGCAAACGCTACAAGTATTTGGTAAGTTGCATTCAAATCTTTCGTTCTTCCGTAATTCTTACGATGGTTTTGCCGGATATAAAGCCACATTAGATCGTTTAACAGGCTTTAGTTATGCGATTGATATGGCAAATCGTCAATCTACCTCCCATTTACACGAACATGAAACTGACGTGATCTTTAAGAATTTAACCATCAGTAATCCATTTGGAAAAACCTTAATTGAGAATTTAAATTTGACGTTGCCACAAGGTTCAACTCTATTAATTCAAGGTAATTCAGGCGTGGGTAAAACTACGTTGTTGAGAACAGTGGCAGGGCTTTGGGCTTATTCTGAAGGGGATGTGTATTGTCCTACCCATCAGCTTTTCTTATCGCAAAAACCTTATTTACCGCAAGGTAGTTTGTTAACGGCACTGGCTTATCCGAATGAAGAAAAGGCCTTTAATCGTGATGAGATGATTGAGGTATTAAAACAAGTGTCTTTAGGGCATTTACAAGATCGTTTAGATCAAGAACAAGATTGGACTCGTATTCTTTCGCTAGGTGAGCAACAGCGTTTGGCTTTTGCTCGTTTGCTGTTACACAAACCGAAAGTCGCCTTTCTGGACGAAGCCACGGCGAGTATGGATGAAGGCTTAGAAGATACGATGTATCGTCTGTTAAAAGAATGCTTACCTCATACAACGGTTATTAGTGTGGGGCATCGTTCAACCTTACAAGCTTTCCATCAGCAACAATTGATGATTTTAGGTAATGGTGAGTGGCAATTCACTGACCGAAATCAGGTATAA
- a CDS encoding putative transporter: MSETAITISLLALVAVIGLWIGHFKIKGVGLGIGGVLFGGILVAHFTTQYGIKLDSHTLHFVQEFGLILFVYTIGIQVGPGFFASLRQSGLTLNGLGILIVALGAVVTILIYKLADIPLDVALGIYSGAVTNTPSLGAGQQILSELGMSQTTSNMGMAYAMAYPFGICGILLSMWLIRLFFKIKVDKEAANFEKESGHDKEALKSMSLKVTNTNLNGIHLIEIPGFDDEDVVCSRLKRGELVIVPKADTDVQLGDILHLVGNPEGLKKMHLIIGEEVDIPVASLSGEIRSERVVVTNEKVLGKQIRHLGIHQKYGVVISRLNRAGVELVPTGHTTLQFGDVLHMVGKTDILNQAISVIGNAKQKLLQVQMLPVFIGIGLGVLLGSIPFYIPGFPVALKLGLAGGPLVVALILARIGSIGKLYWFMPPSANLALREIGIVLFLAVVGLKSGGSFVDTLTNGSGLEWMGYGIFITLVPLMIVGLIARLYVKLNYLSLCGLLAGSMTDPPALAFANELKEGSGAAALSYATVYPLTMFLRIISPQLLAILLWV; the protein is encoded by the coding sequence ATGAGTGAAACTGCGATTACCATTAGTTTGCTTGCCCTCGTTGCCGTGATTGGCCTATGGATCGGGCATTTTAAAATTAAAGGTGTAGGTCTGGGTATTGGGGGCGTGCTATTTGGTGGGATTTTAGTTGCCCATTTTACCACCCAATATGGCATTAAATTAGATAGCCATACATTACATTTCGTGCAAGAGTTCGGCTTAATTCTGTTTGTTTATACGATTGGTATTCAAGTGGGGCCGGGCTTTTTTGCTTCCTTACGACAATCAGGCTTAACCTTAAATGGGTTGGGCATTTTAATCGTTGCACTTGGTGCAGTGGTGACAATTCTCATTTATAAGCTGGCGGATATTCCTCTTGATGTCGCGCTTGGTATTTACTCCGGTGCAGTCACCAATACCCCATCTCTCGGTGCGGGTCAGCAAATTCTTTCTGAATTAGGCATGTCGCAGACGACGTCTAACATGGGGATGGCCTATGCAATGGCTTATCCTTTTGGAATTTGTGGCATTTTACTTTCTATGTGGCTTATTCGTCTTTTCTTTAAAATTAAAGTGGATAAAGAAGCAGCAAATTTTGAAAAAGAAAGTGGTCATGACAAAGAAGCACTCAAAAGCATGTCTCTGAAAGTCACCAATACTAATCTCAATGGTATCCATTTGATTGAAATTCCAGGTTTTGATGATGAAGATGTCGTCTGCTCTCGCTTGAAACGGGGTGAGCTTGTTATTGTGCCGAAAGCGGATACTGATGTTCAACTTGGGGATATTTTACATTTGGTCGGCAATCCTGAAGGCTTGAAAAAAATGCATCTTATCATTGGGGAAGAAGTTGATATCCCGGTAGCCAGCTTGAGTGGCGAAATTCGTTCTGAGCGCGTGGTCGTCACCAATGAAAAAGTACTCGGAAAACAAATTCGTCATCTTGGTATTCATCAAAAATATGGTGTAGTCATTTCGCGTTTAAACCGTGCAGGTGTGGAATTGGTGCCAACTGGCCATACTACCCTTCAATTTGGTGACGTATTACACATGGTTGGAAAAACTGACATTCTCAACCAAGCCATTTCAGTGATCGGGAATGCGAAACAAAAACTGCTACAAGTACAAATGTTACCAGTGTTTATTGGGATTGGCTTAGGGGTATTACTCGGCTCCATTCCTTTCTACATTCCTGGTTTCCCAGTAGCATTAAAATTAGGGCTAGCAGGCGGACCATTAGTCGTAGCGTTGATCTTGGCTCGAATTGGCTCTATAGGAAAACTCTATTGGTTTATGCCGCCGAGTGCGAACTTGGCATTGCGCGAAATTGGTATTGTGCTCTTCCTTGCTGTAGTCGGTTTAAAATCTGGCGGTAGCTTTGTTGACACACTCACCAATGGTTCTGGTCTTGAATGGATGGGCTACGGTATTTTTATCACTCTTGTACCATTAATGATTGTAGGTCTCATTGCACGTTTATATGTAAAATTAAATTATCTTTCACTCTGTGGTCTATTAGCGGGGTCAATGACGGATCCTCCTGCGCTTGCTTTCGCCAATGAACTGAAAGAAGGAAGCGGTGCCGCAGCACTCTCCTATGCGACAGTCTATCCGCTCACCATGTTCTTACGGATCATTTCACCGCAATTGTTAGCGATTCTTTTATGGGTTTAA
- the rsfS gene encoding ribosome silencing factor, whose product MSLIEFVIDKLDDLKGTEIVHFDVKGKSSITENMIICTGTSSRQVAAMADNLISECKKAGYETFGEEGRNTADWIVVDLGQTIVHIMQRDAREMYQLEKLWA is encoded by the coding sequence ATGTCATTAATTGAATTTGTAATTGATAAACTCGATGATTTAAAAGGCACCGAAATTGTGCATTTTGATGTAAAAGGTAAATCATCGATTACTGAAAATATGATTATTTGTACCGGCACATCTAGCCGCCAAGTCGCAGCTATGGCCGATAACCTTATTTCAGAATGTAAAAAAGCCGGTTATGAAACCTTTGGTGAAGAAGGTCGTAATACAGCTGATTGGATCGTGGTGGATCTCGGTCAAACCATCGTACATATTATGCAACGTGATGCACGTGAAATGTATCAGTTAGAAAAACTTTGGGCATAA
- the rlmH gene encoding 23S rRNA (pseudouridine(1915)-N(3))-methyltransferase RlmH codes for MKITLIAVGTKMPAWVTTGFEEYQRRFPKDMPFELIEIPAGKRGKNADIKRILEQEGKAMLAACGKGKVVTLDIPGKPWTTPQLAEQLESWKNDGRDVCLLIGGPEGLSPECKAAAEQSWSLSPLTLPHPLVRVVVAESLYRAWSLTTNHPYHRE; via the coding sequence ATGAAAATCACATTAATCGCTGTAGGCACAAAAATGCCGGCTTGGGTGACAACTGGATTTGAAGAATACCAACGTCGTTTCCCTAAAGACATGCCTTTTGAACTCATTGAAATTCCTGCAGGTAAGCGTGGAAAAAATGCGGATATTAAACGCATCTTAGAGCAAGAAGGTAAAGCGATGCTTGCCGCTTGCGGAAAAGGTAAAGTGGTAACATTAGATATCCCAGGCAAACCTTGGACAACGCCACAACTTGCTGAGCAATTAGAGAGTTGGAAAAATGATGGTCGTGATGTGTGCCTGCTTATTGGCGGGCCAGAAGGCTTATCCCCTGAATGTAAAGCTGCAGCAGAACAAAGTTGGTCCCTGTCACCACTCACACTGCCCCATCCATTAGTGCGAGTTGTCGTGGCAGAAAGTTTATACCGCGCGTGGTCACTGACGACAAACCACCCTTATCACAGAGAATAA